tctgggggagcatgcccccagacccccctagtggctcacacCTCCAGCACTAGcatgcccccccacttatattacccttgctacggcactgtgaGGTGCACACtaagtgaaaataataaatatgtcatgatgatgatgatgatgatgaaatatGTCGTGAGGAAAGCATGTAATACACAACATCCAACAAAgattggttttcatttttccctCAACTTGGTTTTAATGGCTGATAATCTTCATTAATTACATATACAAAATTTctatttcttgaaatttttttttaaaagtaagcactacaatttttttaacagaagcttaaatccaactagtgccgttttcattaaatttgatAAACCTTTTACTGTTATCCCTGATATTGCAAAATAACttcattgtatttttgttaaaatcattctgataaaaatttctttttaaacttttcataATATTATACCAGCCCAACCATGAATTCTAAGGTCAataattcataataataataataaatattattattactaattaagTGCTTTGAAATCTAGACAGCTAAACcttacaacaataattattatacccAACCCACCATGCGATGGACTCGTATTTTACACCCTTAGTGAGCAACATTtcagaataataaataataataattattattatttgctgtCTCTATGGACCAGGATTTGAACCTGTACCATTTGTAAGAAAATCTTTTGGAAGGATGCACTTTTCCGCTCCAATGGTTATAGTTTtgtaacaatgacaaaatgcAAGGCTATAAATAAGAAATATtctaagttttctttttattgatttcttcTTTCCTAGACTCTTGCAGTTGTTTGATCCAGTccgtttctttttcatcaaaaatctTTCCCCCAAATGCTAAAAGACCCAGCTGTGAATGGGATGCTTCAGACTTCACTTTGCTCTTGATGCAGGCTAAAAATTGAGGCTGCGTTAAATTGCGACTGCAGTATTTTGAATGCCATTTGTGAAAAATTCCCCTGTCAGCAGCTCTGACAACAGCCAAATCGCTTGCTAGGTAGTTGCGGTACAACCTCACATCTTCCATACCCCACCCTTTGATCGACAGGTCAAAGCcaccaatttttaaaaagtcaCTTTTGTATTGACAAGTCATTCCAAAACCAAAATCTCTCCAGTAACCAGTGTCACGATTTATCCGGTATTGGTTCATTAAAGGAGGAACTGATCCCCCGTACACTATCATAGGGTTGTACAGACTAAATACCACAGGGTAATAAACTTTTACCCCAGGGGTTGAGTAGAGTCTACAACGGTTTAAGAATTCAGCAGTAAAATAGATATCCACATCGCAAAAGAATAACAGAACGTTCCCCTTCTCCCAGGAGACTGCCCCCTGCTGGAGACCGAATCCCCTTGAAAATGACTCATCCGTGAAGATTAGCTTATAATCTGTAAAATTCTCCGCCCTAGAAAGATTTGTCATGATAGATTCCAGCTCCTCTTTGCCTTCTTGCCCGAAGAAGACTACTGTCAAAAACACTTGCTGATCCCACTTAATGCAAACATCaacaaaattgtccaaaaacGTTCGAAATTTATCTAGACGTCCTGAAAGCGGCAGAACCAAGTTGATCAGCTCATTATTCGTGTCTATTGTCTCAATATTTTCCGTGAGTGACAGAGGGCCAAAGGGTCGTTTGATTTTCACTCGGTggaaaattttattgtttgcagTCCGGAAGTAAAAATCGTATTGCGATCCGTGAATTCGATCGACTCGCATGATTCCATCTGTAAGATCCATTGCAGTGACATCAGATCGTTTTCCCTCGTACTCTTGGTTGAGAGTTTCCACGGCAAATTTTAACACCTCAAAGTATTCTTTGCCTTTGTATCCGTACGGCCTCTCGGCTGGATTACCGGAAAGTCCGTGGTATACTTGATAAATGGCGTTAAATGCCACAGAATCAAATGGCACAACTTCGAACTCTGATCTTACAGGGTCGCCTTTTAAAAATTCTACTTTAGCGACTTCGGTCCTTTCGCTGCTCAATTCTTGTGCGATCGTGATTTTTTCCAATCGTCTTAACCGTTTCAAACGCTTTGAGATCTCCTCGTTTTTAGCCGATAAATCACGGATGACGTTGCTTAGGAAAGAATTCTCGCGTTTGAGATTCCCCACTTCAAATTTAAGCTCTCGGATCTCTTCTGTCAACAGTGAAAGTTTCGCCGAAgaattttcgatttttttctcGCGATTTTTCATGTTCAGTTCTTCCTCTGATAATCCACGACATCTTGTGAGAGTAAACAGTACAATCTGACCgattaaaataaacaacacCAAAGCAAAAGTCGCTCGAAATACGACCACAGTGGAAATTCTTGGCATGGCACATTTCAACCTGGGTTGTTTTCGCCGTTTCTAATTCCTTTGCGATAAATCACTAACTCTGTTAATTATACATTTTTTCCGGTTTTCTGAATAAGTGATCGTCTTTGTATGACCAGTTATTGTCGCAAATTCAATCGTGTCCTCCCAGCTGTGTGTAAAAATAGCCACGTGTTTTCGTCTGTTTTCTTTGTAGCGTGACATGTCACACAATACAAAGGTGTCTATTGGACAACTGTGCAAAGGTAAAGTAATCTTCAAGAagggaattaaaaaaaaattgttttttttatttaaacaatGGCGCCTTTTcttcctgaatttttcaactATGTGCGATTCATTGGGCTTCAAATTTTATTCCTATTTTTTAACATTGAACAACTGTACCACTTTGCAGCCCAATGGTGCGTGCTTCATGTATGTTGTccaattttaatattttaggaACAGCTGATGGTAAAATGAGCTTCAGTTTTGAATGTCTTATTGAAGAGCAAATTCTCAACAATGGTTCTTTATTGGTTTTATCCTGACTGTTTCGAGGAAGCAAAATGAAAGTGGACTTGTGAGCagctaaatgaaaaaatcaattttacagtttttttGTGGCTTTTACGTTTTAACGCATTTGAGGGTCAAAAATAACATATCAGTACTGTCGAATTCTttctaaataataattgtttctaAGGAATTTTATACAATAAGCTAATTCTACGTGCTAACATGTTGCATGCTCACATGTTAACATCACTGTTAACACGTGAGCATGCAACTGAAAATCTTTGATTCTCAACTTTAACCCCGCAGTCTCTTGTACCAATATTCATTTCTAGGGTACTTCGCTAACAATGAATGATGTGAAGAAGATCAAATAATCGCGAAAGACTTATGGTAGagcaaagttatattttgagGTGACATTTTCCTTGACGTCGCCGTTGCTTAATTTTGcgtatttgacaatgaaaaacagtagttaATACATACACACATAAGTTTTATTTACACACGACatcaattcaaataaaatacaagTAAAACATGCTTTCCCATCGAGTCGTGTGTTTACAATTTAATATCATAATAAGAGAGTAAAACGGCTAAAATTGGGATGTGCATATTTATAAGTAAACTATATTCAcaacaataaaagtaaaaaaacagtTATACTGGCAGGGATGCTTTAAAGGAAGTAAGGGTAGCTTGATTTCTTGTTTGAATGGCACGGCTGTCCCACATTGTAGTGCCTCGATATTGCGGAAAGCTAAGTTTCCCTGCTTCAGAAAGCGGTCtgagttttgcacgctttgcacgtgcatttttcattttcaaacgtttcaCAGACGTTCTAGTTCTTTCCaggacgtgaaatgacctgctttgcagttgtgtggacatAAATGTGAGCACATGacgacaaatgttcaattttgtatttttaactctgaagcgctggttccaggAAAGtgagaacacattttgcaagcataatgATTGTGagtaattgagaaatgattgcagaaatgaaggagaagttacattttcaggtgACATTCTCGCCGAAGTCGACTTcgtgcttgcttaagctctctatttgTTCTGACGTGTGGTTAACTTGTCCACCGACGCGGCACCTCGTTTCTTACGAAACTAATCGTGCAaaaactatatatattatttcGTTCTTGCGACTTTGAATTTGGGTTGACTGTGCTGTCAATCTCTGTGACGAGATGCGCAGAAGCGCGTGCAACCTGTGCACGCGCGGATTCTGTCGTCAGTTATTTTGTTGACGTTACAATCGCAAGAGAAAGAAACGATTGGTTAGGCGCAAATTCAAATGATTCCTCAAGGAAGAATTTAAAACTACTGCTGGGGCGCTGACAGTTTCCTGGGCAAACCTTGCTCAAAATGTATTGGTTAAATTCGTTTGCGAAAGCGACCGGGCTAAGAACTGAGGAAACTGGTGCAGAGACTGAGAGCAAAAGCGCGGAAATCAATGAGGAACCAGCTGCAGCGGATTCTAACAAATCGCTTGATGGAGTTCAAAGCGAAGACGTCCTGGACTCCGGTAACAAAGAAACTCTTGAAATAGAAAAGGATAAAGTTAGCGAGGGCTCCCAACTCTTTGTGGGTGAAACTGAGTCGCGCATTGGAGAAATCCAAAGTCTTGATACGCTTGACAATGTATCGGCTGAGAAGGAACTTGTTTCGCTTGACAATGTATCGGCTGAGAAGGAACTTGGTTCGCTTGACAATGTATCGGCTGAGAAGGATCTTGGATCGCTAGATGATGTATTGGCTGAGAAGGATCTTGGATCGCTTGACAGTGTATTGGCTGAGAAGGAGCTTGGATCGCTTGAGAATGTAGCGGCTGAGGAGGAAATTCGATCGCTAGATGATGTATTGGCTGAGAAGGATCTTGGATCGCTTGAGAATGTATCGGCTGAGAAGGAACTTGGATCGCTTGAGAATGTATCAGTTGAGAAGGTGCTAGGATCGCTTGACAGTGTATCGGCTGAGAAGGAAGTTGGTTTACAAAGTGAACAAAGCAAAGCATCAATTTCTGTGGAAAAGTCTTCGTTGGAGTTTGAGGAACAAGGAGCAGAAAGCAAAGATGAAAATCCTGAAAACAAAGGTCTCGCCGGTGAAGAAGAAAGTGTGAAACCTCGACGAGTTGAAAGTGGTGTGTCGTTGTCCACTTTGTCGAAAGATAAAGATCTTTCGATGACGGCGGAGAAACGACACGAAAGCTTGATCTCCCTTTCTATTCAATCTTGTAAACTAGGCGATGCTGAGAGTTTAACGGGCAGCGTAATGAAAGATCAGAGTTGCCAAGCAAGTTGTTCGTTGGATGGAGCAAATGTGAACGAGTTGCGAAAGCTGAAGGAAAAACTCGCTATCAGCAAGAAGGATACAGAAACAATGCAGAAGCTCTTGGAGGACGTGAGAAACGACTACGAAGATCTCCAGAAGAGTTTTGAGAAGCGCGAcagggaaataaaaaaggagaGAGCTGAATCGAACCTCAAACTTTCCAAAACGGATGGCGGTATTTCCAGTTCTTGTCATGATATTCCGAAGCCGAAGACATCCGAACTCAGACGGAAGTCGTCTGAACTCAGACCGAAGTCATCTGAACTCAGACCGAAGTCATCTGAACTCAGACCGAAGTCGTCCGAATTTAGGCCGAAGTCATCCGAAAATAGACGACGAGGAGCGGAGAAGTCTTCGGTGACTAGTCGTGAAAAACTGGTTGAATCGAGTTATTTAACATGCCCCTGTGTGACGCAGAATATAAGGAAGATAATCACTGATGTCACGGAGGATTTCAAAGAAGTGATTTCAGCAATCAAGAAGAGTTTTGCCGAGGAAAGAGAAATAATCGGAAGTGAATTTGCAAGATTCAAAGATGAGTATAGATGCGCGTTGGAGAAAAAAGACTTTGAAATTCATGCGATGGAGGAAACTATCAAAGGACTGCAAGCGAGAATACGTGAAGGCGAGCGAGAGGCTGATGAATGCAGGAAAACAATTTCCTTAGCTTTTGCAGAAGGGGAGAAGTTGCACCTTGGTATTCAAGGTTTGAACGAGGAGTTGACAAAAGCACAACATGAAAGAGAAATAAGCCAAGCGGATTTAGAAAGAATCAAAGATTGTTTGAAGAGGTACTGCGCGGCAGAGGAGTATGAAGAATTGCAGAGGATGGATTTTAAATTCAGTGAAGTTAGAGAGGTCGAAGAAACGTCAGATTTGAAAACGAACACTGACAACACCGACCACGAGAGAAAAAAGGACAAGTGTTTTACAGTCTTGagaaacacaaagaaagaacttaagaaattaaaaaaagcgaAGGGAGATTTGGAACATCTCTTGAAGGAAAGACTGATGCAATCGGCCGAGAGGGACAAGGATTTGAATCAAAAGTTAAGCAAAGCATTAGAtagtttgaaagaaaatgaaattaaagtaGCTGAATTAGCGGACCGTTTGGAAACGTCTGAAGCTGAAAATAACAATCTTACTGCCCAGATTTCCAAGCTCGAAGGAGGAAGACAAAATATGCAAAGGGATTAtggttttgaaatgaaagCGGCGAAGGACGAATCGAAGATTTCTGTGGAAAGTGTCGCCACGAACAAGGTGGAGTACATCGAGCTACAGAGAGAGCACGAAAGCTTGCGCCACGGGTACAACGGCTTGAAAAAGTTTTTAGAATATCTAACAAGCACGGAAAGTGGAATATTCGCGGATGACTTTTTGGGAAACGAAGATTCAGTGGGATATTCCTCAAAGGTAAATCTTGTTTTGCTATGTTTGCGTTTTTTCTCTGTCATGTACGCTATTATGAATTGTGCCCATGGGTCGGCAGAAAAGCAAGAAGTCCGTCTGTCTAGGTAATGTTGCAATACAGGTAGCCCAAGCTAAGCATTATTGTTTATTCACGAGAGATTACATTAAGAGCTTTGAGTTTTCGATTTGATATTTTGCCCAGCTGACGCTCAGCCACCATACGTGACGGATATTCATTGAAATTCCTTGGGCTGCCTGTGTTTATACTTGGAACAGAGCGATGGTCAGACCATGCATATCTTTTCACCCACCAAATAATAGATGAAATGTGCCTATTTTTCCCCCTGCTTTTCAGGTTGATAGGATTTTACAAAGGAAGCCACTAAAAGATGGAACGAACAACAGTGAAGAACTTTTCCAAGTAACAGACAGCCTTAAAAAGGATGGTGTTGTAAGGAAAGAGAATTATGATGTGGAAACAATTTCTACGCATTACCTGCAGCTTGAAAATGAGGATTTGAAAGAAGAGATAAGTGATAATCGGTATGACTTGACTTCCAGTTTCGAAACATTTTAAGTTCAAAAACTCGGTCTTATATTATAGTCGCACTAAAGGATTTCACTGACAGACTTAAAGTTGGAATCACCTTATAACGCAAAATAAACAGCATAACAGGAAAGTACTGCtcagtagctttcatttgaatggtcacACTCTATTATTTCCCTCACAGACTTCAAAGTTAGAACCACCTTGTTCAGCATAATAAACAGGTTTTTAAATGAGGGTAGTTCAACCATGTCAGTGGCTTTGAAAAATCAaccaaagttttgtttttcactatGCATAGTGATTCGAAATAAGAAACTGCAAAGTAAAATAGCTCCTGACATTCTTTGCATAAGGActattgatatttttttctctttatagGGCTTTCATCACACAGCTCATGACGAAGAAAAAGGAACATGCtcaaattattcaaaaaatgttcACGGAAAATCAATCTCTAAAGGTACGCAAAATGTCAATGATTATAATTATGAagatatagattattacactaagagcctgatatcgtttttattcacgagtttttaatatcatatcgcgaacgagcgagtcttcgagcgagtgagcggtgtggtattaaaaacgagtgaataaaaacgatatcaggctcttaacatgtaataatttgtttattacatattacatgctaaaaaaatcaagccaccaagttgaagtacaagaaagcgttgataaaactgcaaagcaatttttcccgccaaatttgacgccaggcatCTGCTAAAATaaaacgtgcaacccgattggtccaaccaaattattacaatctctTTGATtcgacaattcaaacccgtgaagtgatatgatatcatttcactgcagtgaaatgatatcatatcacttcagaAGTATCATATTTATTCACGGccttatcacactgatatccacacgataatatgtaataaatattatatatCAGTTAGATATCTCTTGGCGTAACAAAGCTTTGCTTTAcgtccaaattgagcactctactGGGATGAGTCATTGCCGCTAGCAAtggcgcacgctcactagttctctggtttgagcactctggcatgactgagatgttaccacatgcgtgggacactcgaggtggctttaaatatatatatatatatatatatatatatatacatatatatacagacatacatatacatatacgtATACATATACACCcgtttacaaaaacattgctatttcagaaatatatatcatatatatatgtatgaaTGCGGAAAAAAGACTTATTAAGGAAGGTGGATACACATTACACCAGCCCCGTGGTGTGGCCATTactggcaatttttttttcgatatgCATATATGTCTTTTCTGGTGCTGACAAAAAAGATACAGGCGCAGAAAAGGTATAATTGTATATATGATATACATGTTTTAAAAtagcaacgtttttgaaaacggGTGTATAGTATATATCTATTTATCTATAtataaaaagttaaaaagaagcgaGGACGTACAACTTCTGACGTGAAAAAAGTTAGAAAAAATTTAGTAAAACGTTTCGGTCCAAGACCTTCTTTTCAGTTATTTATTTTacgttttattatttttttttaacttttttcacGTCAGAAGTTGTCCGTCCtcgcttctttttaactttttacatTCGATTATGCTGTGAGGTTTGGAGTGGGAATCTTACTGATCCTCCTGACGCTGTGGCACCTTTGTTGGCCTGAGAGAAATTTTTAACAGTTATTTATCTATATACACCTAATTGCAGTAACGTTGTcatagaaaaaagcaaaaaccaaaaaccaaaatgaaaaaaccaaataggaaTTAATTAGGCATACATCAAACACTGAATCCTAGTGCACGCGGCAGCATTAAAATGGCTTTTATTGGCCACTTGCACGCACTTGCGAGTACGATTATGAGCGACTCATCATCCACATACACAAAGGCTGTTCTGTGGTATTTTGAGGCATTGTTAATAGGGATCATCTTACCCCAGTTCGAAGGCCGTTTTAAGCACTTTCTCTTGGTGATTAGAATTATTCATACATCTCGCAGCTTTCTCTAAAAACAGCATCAGCAGTTTTTTTCTGGCGAGCGATGCTCGTCAGCTATAATTAATTCCTAATTAATtcctatttgtttttttcattttggtttttggtttttgcttttttctgtgaCAACGTTTCTGCAATTAGGTGTATATATATCTATTTATCTATATTTATATGTAATTGTTCAGGTCTTTCTCGCCGTTACCCTAATCCTGGCCCTAACCCCAAAGTAGCGCTAAAAGAAACTTCAACGGTCATATTCATTCAAGCAATATTTTCTCAGTTATTAGTTGACACTGCAAATAATCCCATTTTTGCTGTGCTTCGTTTCCCTGTAACGTCAACATTCTTTTCATAGAAGCAAC
The DNA window shown above is from Acropora palmata chromosome 7, jaAcrPala1.3, whole genome shotgun sequence and carries:
- the LOC141885612 gene encoding chondroitin sulfate N-acetylgalactosaminyltransferase 1-like, with protein sequence MPRISTVVVFRATFALVLFILIGQIVLFTLTRCRGLSEEELNMKNREKKIENSSAKLSLLTEEIRELKFEVGNLKRENSFLSNVIRDLSAKNEEISKRLKRLRRLEKITIAQELSSERTEVAKVEFLKGDPVRSEFEVVPFDSVAFNAIYQVYHGLSGNPAERPYGYKGKEYFEVLKFAVETLNQEYEGKRSDVTAMDLTDGIMRVDRIHGSQYDFYFRTANNKIFHRVKIKRPFGPLSLTENIETIDTNNELINLVLPLSGRLDKFRTFLDNFVDVCIKWDQQVFLTVVFFGQEGKEELESIMTNLSRAENFTDYKLIFTDESFSRGFGLQQGAVSWEKGNVLLFFCDVDIYFTAEFLNRCRLYSTPGVKVYYPVVFSLYNPMIVYGGSVPPLMNQYRINRDTGYWRDFGFGMTCQYKSDFLKIGGFDLSIKGWGMEDVRLYRNYLASDLAVVRAADRGIFHKWHSKYCSRNLTQPQFLACIKSKVKSEASHSQLGLLAFGGKIFDEKETDWIKQLQESRKEEINKKKT
- the LOC141885610 gene encoding uncharacterized protein LOC141885610, whose amino-acid sequence is MYWLNSFAKATGLRTEETGAETESKSAEINEEPAAADSNKSLDGVQSEDVLDSGNKETLEIEKDKVSEGSQLFVGETESRIGEIQSLDTLDNVSAEKELVSLDNVSAEKELGSLDNVSAEKDLGSLDDVLAEKDLGSLDSVLAEKELGSLENVAAEEEIRSLDDVLAEKDLGSLENVSAEKELGSLENVSVEKVLGSLDSVSAEKEVGLQSEQSKASISVEKSSLEFEEQGAESKDENPENKGLAGEEESVKPRRVESGVSLSTLSKDKDLSMTAEKRHESLISLSIQSCKLGDAESLTGSVMKDQSCQASCSLDGANVNELRKLKEKLAISKKDTETMQKLLEDVRNDYEDLQKSFEKRDREIKKERAESNLKLSKTDGGISSSCHDIPKPKTSELRRKSSELRPKSSELRPKSSELRPKSSEFRPKSSENRRRGAEKSSVTSREKLVESSYLTCPCVTQNIRKIITDVTEDFKEVISAIKKSFAEEREIIGSEFARFKDEYRCALEKKDFEIHAMEETIKGLQARIREGEREADECRKTISLAFAEGEKLHLGIQGLNEELTKAQHEREISQADLERIKDCLKRYCAAEEYEELQRMDFKFSEVREVEETSDLKTNTDNTDHERKKDKCFTVLRNTKKELKKLKKAKGDLEHLLKERLMQSAERDKDLNQKLSKALDSLKENEIKVAELADRLETSEAENNNLTAQISKLEGGRQNMQRDYGFEMKAAKDESKISVESVATNKVEYIELQREHESLRHGYNGLKKFLEYLTSTESGIFADDFLGNEDSVGYSSKVDRILQRKPLKDGTNNSEELFQVTDSLKKDGVVRKENYDVETISTHYLQLENEDLKEEISDNRAFITQLMTKKKEHAQIIQKMFTENQSLKKQLVKAMEANGDRLHKYDHEIADVEPGIDGTTTQERQDGSENIEAVEQDQNSEFSSDDEDSLFLHLLVDSNDLSLSEKD